One Orrella dioscoreae genomic window carries:
- the iscU gene encoding Fe-S cluster assembly scaffold IscU: protein MAYSDKVLDHYENPRNVGSFDKGDTNIGTGMVGAPACGDVMKLQIRVNDEGVIEDARFKTYGCGSAIASSSLVTEWVKGKTLDQAMAIRNTQIAEELALPPVKIHCSILAEDAIKAAVKDYQDKHAS, encoded by the coding sequence ATGGCATACAGCGACAAAGTTCTGGACCACTACGAAAACCCCCGCAACGTGGGTTCCTTCGACAAGGGCGACACCAACATCGGCACCGGCATGGTTGGCGCGCCGGCCTGTGGCGACGTCATGAAGCTGCAGATCCGCGTCAATGACGAAGGCGTGATCGAAGACGCGCGCTTCAAGACCTACGGCTGTGGGTCGGCCATCGCTTCCAGCTCGCTGGTGACGGAATGGGTCAAGGGCAAGACGCTGGACCAGGCCATGGCCATCCGCAACACGCAGATCGCCGAAGAGCTGGCACTGCCGCCCGTGAAAATCCACTGCTCCATCCTGGCCGAGGACGCCATCAAGGCGGCCGTCAAGGACTACCAGGACAAGCACGCGAGCTGA
- the lysS gene encoding lysine--tRNA ligase — MTDTTPAAPTAQDENRLITERRAKLSKLREAGVAFPNDFTPDAHAADLHARFDEQEQEALVAQAVTVKVAGRMMLKRVMGKASFATLQDGSGRIQIYLERGTLGEAPYAAFKQWDMGDIIAIEGTIFKTNKGELSIHATQARLLAKSLRPLPDKFHGVADQELRYRQRYVDLIMTDATRRTFEARSKAIGGIRQQMLEAGFLEVETPMLHPIPGGAAAKPFITHHNALDMEMFLRIAPELYLKRLIVGGFERVFEVNRNFRNEGVSPRHNPEFTMMEFYAAYADYRWLMDFTETLIRRAAIAAAGTAKLEYQGRELDLGAPFDRLTITGAILKYAPRYTQAQLDDVAFVRAELKTLGADVDGPVLSRAGLGALQLALFEETAESQLWHPTFIIDYPVEVSPLARASDTQPGITERFELFITGREIANGFSELNDPEDQAERFRAQVQAKDAGDEEAMFYDADYIRALEYGMPPTGGCGIGIDRLVMLLTDSASIRDVILFPHLRRED; from the coding sequence ATGACCGACACGACGCCCGCCGCCCCGACCGCCCAGGACGAAAACCGCCTGATCACCGAGCGGCGCGCCAAACTCTCGAAACTGCGCGAAGCCGGCGTGGCCTTCCCCAACGACTTCACGCCGGACGCGCACGCCGCCGACCTGCACGCGCGTTTCGACGAGCAGGAGCAGGAGGCACTGGTGGCGCAGGCCGTCACGGTCAAGGTCGCCGGCCGCATGATGCTCAAACGCGTCATGGGCAAGGCTAGCTTCGCCACCCTGCAGGACGGCAGCGGCCGCATCCAGATCTACCTGGAACGCGGCACGCTGGGCGAAGCGCCCTACGCCGCCTTCAAGCAATGGGACATGGGCGACATCATCGCCATCGAAGGCACGATCTTCAAGACCAACAAGGGCGAGCTGTCGATCCACGCCACGCAGGCCCGCCTGCTGGCCAAGTCGCTGCGTCCGCTGCCCGACAAGTTCCACGGCGTGGCCGACCAGGAACTGCGCTACCGCCAGCGTTACGTCGATCTCATCATGACCGACGCCACGCGCCGCACCTTCGAGGCGCGCAGCAAGGCCATCGGCGGCATCCGCCAGCAGATGCTGGAGGCCGGCTTCCTGGAAGTGGAAACCCCCATGCTGCACCCCATCCCGGGCGGCGCGGCGGCCAAGCCCTTCATCACGCACCACAATGCGCTGGACATGGAGATGTTCCTGCGCATCGCGCCCGAGCTGTACCTGAAGCGTCTCATCGTCGGCGGCTTCGAGCGCGTCTTCGAGGTGAACCGCAACTTCCGCAACGAAGGCGTGAGCCCGCGTCACAACCCCGAATTCACGATGATGGAGTTCTACGCGGCCTATGCGGACTACCGCTGGCTGATGGACTTCACCGAGACGCTGATCCGACGCGCCGCCATCGCCGCGGCCGGCACGGCCAAGCTCGAATACCAGGGCCGTGAACTGGACCTGGGCGCGCCCTTCGACCGCCTGACCATCACCGGCGCCATCCTGAAGTACGCCCCGCGCTACACGCAGGCCCAGCTCGACGACGTTGCGTTCGTGCGCGCCGAACTGAAGACACTGGGTGCGGACGTCGATGGCCCCGTGCTGTCGCGCGCCGGCCTGGGCGCCCTGCAACTCGCCCTCTTCGAGGAAACCGCCGAGTCGCAACTGTGGCACCCCACCTTCATCATCGACTATCCGGTGGAAGTCTCGCCGCTGGCCCGCGCATCGGACACGCAGCCGGGCATCACCGAGCGCTTCGAGCTCTTCATCACCGGCCGTGAAATCGCCAACGGCTTCTCCGAGCTGAACGACCCCGAAGACCAGGCCGAGCGCTTCCGCGCCCAGGTGCAGGCCAAGGACGCCGGCGACGAGGAAGCCATGTTCTACGACGCGGACTACATCCGCGCGCTGGAATACGGCATGCCGCCCACCGGCGGTTGCGGCATCGGCATCGACCGCCTGGTCATGCTGCTGACCGACAGCGCCAGCATCCGCGACGTGATCCTGTTCCCGCACCTGCGCCGCGAAGACTGA
- a CDS encoding SDR family oxidoreductase, which translates to MSITTIAILTGASRGLGAALARGLVHPGTRLVTLSRSADPALDELARAQGAELEQVQVDLSDAASATRAARQVCDALPRDAGLRYRLVNNAGTLAPVARADQLDDGAAIATAFNLNVNAALLLSSAFLARLKGLNADRRVLNISSGAGRNPNPGWTVYCATKAALDMASRVTAQEQGTAGARIVSLAPGVIDTSMQAAIRASDPASFPALERFQQMHDSGALSSPEQTAQRILAYLERDDFGTTVIDDIRHYD; encoded by the coding sequence ATGTCCATCACCACCATCGCCATCCTCACCGGCGCGTCGCGCGGCCTCGGCGCCGCGCTGGCGCGCGGACTCGTGCATCCCGGCACGCGGCTCGTGACGCTGTCGCGCAGCGCCGACCCGGCGCTGGACGAGCTCGCCCGCGCCCAGGGCGCCGAGCTGGAACAGGTGCAGGTCGACCTGTCCGACGCCGCCAGCGCGACCCGGGCCGCGCGCCAGGTGTGTGACGCCCTGCCGCGCGACGCCGGGCTGCGCTACCGCCTGGTCAACAATGCGGGCACGCTCGCGCCCGTGGCGCGCGCCGACCAGCTGGACGACGGCGCCGCCATCGCCACCGCCTTCAACCTGAACGTGAATGCGGCGCTGCTGCTGTCCTCGGCCTTCCTCGCCCGGCTCAAGGGCCTGAACGCCGACCGCCGCGTGCTCAACATCTCGTCCGGCGCCGGCCGCAACCCGAACCCGGGCTGGACCGTGTACTGCGCCACCAAGGCCGCGCTGGACATGGCTTCGCGCGTGACCGCCCAGGAACAGGGCACCGCTGGCGCCCGCATCGTGTCGCTGGCGCCCGGCGTGATCGACACCAGCATGCAGGCCGCCATCCGCGCCAGCGACCCCGCCAGCTTCCCCGCGCTGGAACGCTTCCAGCAGATGCACGACAGCGGTGCGCTCAGCAGCCCCGAGCAGACCGCCCAGCGCATCCTCGCCTATCTCGAACGCGACGATTTCGGCACGACCGTCATCGACGACATCCGCCACTACGACTGA
- the prfB gene encoding peptide chain release factor 2 (programmed frameshift), with product MEAERQNQIAARLSDYADRELQLRRYLDYDAKTERLQVVNAELEDPAVWNDPKHAQDLGREKKSLEDVVETLSALGTGIADAQELFELAASDADDDTLLAIETDADGFQEKLEALEFRRMFANPADPLNCFLDIQAGAGGTEAQDWASMLLRQYLKYAERKGFKAEVLEESEGEIAGIKSATIKIEGEYAFGYLRTETGVHRLVRKSPFDSSGGRHTSFASVFAYPEVDDSFEVEVNPADLRVDTYRASGAGGQHINKTDSAVRLTHMPTGIVVQCQNDRSQHRNRAEAMQMLKSKLYELEMRNRMAEQQKLEDSKTDVGWGHQIRSYVLDQSRIKDLRTNVEISNTQKVLDGDLDPFIQASLKQGV from the exons ATGGAAGCCGAACGCCAGAACCAGATCGCCGCCCGCCTGTCGGACTACGCCGACCGCGAGCTGCAACTGCGGAGGTATCTT GACTACGATGCCAAGACTGAACGCCTGCAAGTCGTAAACGCCGAACTCGAAGACCCGGCGGTCTGGAACGATCCCAAGCACGCCCAGGATCTCGGCCGCGAGAAGAAAAGCCTGGAAGACGTCGTCGAGACGCTCTCGGCCCTGGGCACGGGCATCGCCGACGCCCAGGAACTGTTCGAGCTGGCGGCAAGCGACGCCGATGACGACACCCTGCTCGCCATCGAGACGGACGCCGACGGGTTCCAGGAAAAGCTGGAAGCGCTGGAATTCCGCCGCATGTTCGCCAACCCGGCCGATCCGCTGAACTGCTTCCTGGACATCCAGGCCGGCGCGGGCGGCACCGAAGCCCAGGACTGGGCATCCATGCTGCTGCGCCAATACCTGAAGTATGCCGAGCGCAAGGGCTTCAAGGCCGAGGTGCTGGAAGAGTCGGAAGGTGAAATCGCCGGCATCAAGTCGGCCACGATCAAGATCGAAGGCGAATACGCCTTCGGCTACCTGCGCACCGAAACCGGCGTGCACCGCCTGGTGCGCAAGAGCCCCTTCGACTCCTCGGGCGGGCGCCACACGTCGTTCGCCAGCGTCTTCGCCTACCCGGAAGTGGACGACTCCTTCGAGGTCGAGGTGAACCCGGCCGACCTGCGCGTGGACACCTATCGCGCCAGCGGCGCGGGCGGCCAGCACATCAACAAGACCGATTCGGCCGTGCGCCTGACGCACATGCCCACCGGGATCGTCGTGCAGTGCCAGAACGACCGTTCGCAGCACCGCAACCGCGCCGAAGCCATGCAGATGCTGAAGTCCAAGCTCTACGAGCTGGAAATGCGCAACCGCATGGCCGAGCAGCAGAAGCTGGAAGACTCGAAGACCGACGTGGGCTGGGGCCACCAGATCCGCTCCTATGTGCTGGACCAGAGCCGCATCAAGGACCTGCGCACCAACGTCGAAATCTCGAACACCCAGAAGGTGCTCGACGGCGACCTGGACCCCTTCATCCAGGCCAGCCTGAAGCAAGGCGTCTGA
- the iscA gene encoding iron-sulfur cluster assembly protein IscA: MAVTLTQQAADHVGRYLQKRGKGVGLRLGVRTTGCSGLAYKLEYVDAPAAEDQVFESFGVKVFIDPKSLAYLDGTELDYAREGLNEGFKFSNPNEKASCGCGESFTV; encoded by the coding sequence ATGGCCGTTACGCTGACCCAACAGGCCGCCGATCACGTCGGCCGCTACCTGCAAAAGCGCGGCAAGGGCGTCGGCCTGCGCCTGGGCGTACGGACCACCGGCTGCTCGGGCCTGGCCTACAAGCTGGAATACGTGGACGCGCCGGCTGCCGAAGACCAGGTCTTCGAGAGCTTCGGCGTCAAGGTGTTCATCGACCCGAAGAGCCTGGCCTATCTGGACGGCACCGAACTCGACTACGCCCGTGAAGGCCTGAACGAAGGCTTCAAGTTCAGCAATCCCAACGAGAAAGCCAGTTGCGGTTGCGGCGAATCTTTCACGGTGTAG
- the fdx gene encoding ISC system 2Fe-2S type ferredoxin produces the protein MPKLTVLPHPQLCPEGAVIENAPRGESICRVLLDNHIELEHACELSCACTTCHVVVREGFDTLEEASDSEEDMLDRAWGLSSTSRLSCQARIADADLTVEIPKYTINHAKENH, from the coding sequence ATGCCGAAACTGACCGTATTGCCGCACCCCCAACTCTGCCCCGAAGGCGCCGTCATCGAGAACGCGCCGCGCGGCGAGTCCATCTGCCGTGTGCTGCTGGATAACCACATCGAGCTGGAACACGCCTGCGAGCTGTCCTGCGCCTGCACCACCTGTCACGTGGTGGTGCGGGAAGGCTTCGACACGCTGGAAGAGGCTTCCGACAGCGAAGAAGACATGCTGGACCGTGCCTGGGGTCTGTCCTCGACCTCGCGCCTGTCCTGCCAGGCCCGCATCGCCGACGCCGACCTGACCGTGGAGATTCCCAAGTACACGATCAACCACGCCAAGGAAAATCACTGA
- a CDS encoding alpha/beta fold hydrolase: protein MSDPRLDYVTCASPAGLHRMAYWEWGDPDNDRVLVCVHGLTRTGRDFDVLARRMAAEYRVVCPDVAGRGRSDRLRNPLFYTVPQYVSDMVTLLARLDARTLDWVGTSMGGLIGMALGGSAALSRLAPAAAPAGLGELPGTGIAVGRMVINDVGPTLETAALARIGQFVGQPVEFDSFEEAVAYARTVSAGFGPHSDAQWQDLARHVYVPQAGRWVKHYDLGLAQPFAQQDPASAAAGEELLWQLYEALDCPLLVLRGSESDLLSASTAEQMLARNTRASLHEVAGVGHAPTLMAPDQVEAVAAFLSGRA, encoded by the coding sequence ATGTCCGATCCCCGTCTTGATTACGTTACCTGCGCCAGCCCCGCCGGCCTGCACCGCATGGCCTATTGGGAGTGGGGCGATCCCGACAACGACCGTGTGCTGGTGTGCGTGCACGGCCTGACGCGCACCGGCCGCGATTTCGACGTGCTGGCGCGGCGCATGGCCGCCGAATACCGGGTGGTCTGCCCCGATGTCGCCGGCCGCGGACGTTCAGACCGCCTGCGCAATCCGCTGTTCTATACCGTGCCGCAGTATGTTTCCGACATGGTGACCCTGCTGGCGCGGCTGGATGCGCGCACGCTGGACTGGGTGGGGACCTCGATGGGCGGGCTGATCGGCATGGCGCTGGGCGGCTCGGCCGCCCTGTCGCGCCTGGCGCCGGCGGCGGCGCCGGCGGGACTCGGCGAGTTGCCGGGCACGGGGATTGCCGTGGGCCGCATGGTCATCAACGACGTCGGCCCGACCCTGGAGACCGCCGCGCTGGCGCGCATCGGCCAGTTCGTGGGGCAGCCGGTGGAATTCGACAGCTTCGAGGAGGCGGTGGCTTACGCGCGCACTGTCTCCGCCGGTTTCGGCCCCCACAGCGACGCCCAGTGGCAGGATCTTGCCCGCCACGTCTATGTGCCCCAGGCCGGCCGCTGGGTGAAACATTACGACCTCGGATTGGCCCAGCCCTTCGCCCAGCAGGACCCGGCATCCGCGGCCGCGGGCGAGGAATTGCTGTGGCAGCTCTACGAGGCGCTGGATTGCCCGCTGCTGGTGCTGCGCGGCAGCGAGTCCGACCTGTTGTCTGCCAGCACTGCCGAGCAGATGCTGGCGCGCAACACCCGGGCAAGCCTGCATGAGGTGGCGGGCGTGGGGCATGCGCCGACGCTGATGGCGCCGGACCAGGTGGAGGCGGTGGCTGCGTTCCTGTCGGGGCGGGCCTAG
- a CDS encoding methylglyoxal synthase: MIATPLRFGLAANRLHHETPDAALFKWLRACSDTIRQLGVQLHTVGRTHDAIEREGMLPGYSGLIRYPYGREGGLMKLVARVTEGRDDVAPFDGAIYLIDPVDPSSIFPEALALKRQCITHGRPFISTLAGAIEWMSVERIHAGLSLDAAQQRSFDFSSQTLALISHDALKEQMVAFAADHFDLLSRFSKRVATGTTGGLLNELAWSRGWPRERAWVQRYLSGPLGGDAQIAEIVLERQCQRVIFFEDPHVARQHEADIQLLERAVRVVTDIASCATSPTVARRWAQAVERSGV, encoded by the coding sequence ATGATCGCCACCCCCCTGCGCTTCGGCCTGGCCGCCAACCGCCTCCACCACGAGACGCCCGACGCGGCGTTGTTCAAATGGCTGCGCGCCTGCTCCGACACGATCCGCCAGTTGGGCGTGCAACTGCACACGGTGGGCCGCACGCATGACGCCATCGAGCGCGAAGGCATGCTGCCCGGTTATTCCGGCCTCATCCGCTATCCCTATGGCCGCGAAGGTGGCCTGATGAAGCTGGTGGCCCGCGTGACCGAAGGGCGCGATGACGTCGCCCCGTTCGATGGCGCCATCTACCTGATCGACCCGGTGGACCCCTCGTCCATCTTCCCCGAGGCGCTGGCCCTGAAGCGCCAGTGCATCACGCATGGCCGTCCCTTCATTTCCACGCTGGCGGGCGCCATCGAGTGGATGTCGGTCGAGCGCATCCATGCAGGCCTGTCGCTGGATGCCGCGCAGCAGCGCAGCTTCGATTTCTCCAGCCAGACGCTGGCGCTGATCTCCCACGATGCCCTGAAGGAACAGATGGTGGCGTTCGCCGCCGACCACTTCGACCTGTTGTCGCGCTTTTCCAAGCGCGTGGCCACGGGCACCACGGGCGGCCTGCTGAACGAGCTGGCCTGGTCGCGCGGCTGGCCGCGCGAGCGTGCCTGGGTGCAGCGTTACCTGAGCGGCCCGCTGGGCGGCGACGCGCAGATCGCCGAGATCGTGCTGGAACGGCAATGCCAGCGCGTCATCTTCTTCGAGGACCCGCACGTTGCCCGCCAGCACGAGGCCGATATCCAGCTGCTGGAGCGCGCGGTGCGCGTGGTCACGGATATCGCCAGCTGCGCGACCTCGCCCACGGTGGCGCGGCGCTGGGCGCAGGCGGTGGAGCGTTCGGGCGTCTGA
- the iscX gene encoding Fe-S cluster assembly protein IscX: protein MKWTDTYAIAEGLADAHPEVDPRTVRFTDLHAWVLALPGFNDDPERSGEKILEAIQMAWIDEAE, encoded by the coding sequence ATGAAGTGGACCGATACCTACGCGATCGCGGAGGGGCTGGCTGACGCCCATCCCGAGGTGGACCCCAGGACCGTGCGCTTCACCGATCTGCACGCCTGGGTGTTGGCGTTGCCCGGTTTCAACGACGATCCCGAGCGCAGCGGCGAGAAGATCCTGGAAGCCATCCAGATGGCCTGGATCGACGAGGCGGAATAA
- the hscB gene encoding Fe-S protein assembly co-chaperone HscB, protein MADDHFSLFGLPRAFALDADALERAWRDVAARVHPDRYATASAAEKRVAMQWSARANEAYRTLRDPLQRARYLCETDGVDLQTESNTAMSPDFLMQQMAWREALDDARESGDPQQFAALAEELRDAERELGATVGALLDEKQDVAQAGLRVREWMFLDRLAEALRAEAGATSPR, encoded by the coding sequence TTGGCTGACGATCACTTCAGCCTGTTCGGCTTGCCGCGCGCGTTCGCGCTGGACGCCGACGCGCTCGAGCGCGCCTGGCGCGACGTCGCCGCGCGCGTGCACCCTGATCGCTATGCCACGGCCTCGGCTGCCGAAAAGCGGGTGGCCATGCAATGGTCGGCCCGCGCCAACGAGGCGTATCGCACCTTGCGCGATCCGCTGCAGCGCGCGCGCTATCTGTGCGAGACGGACGGCGTGGACCTGCAGACCGAAAGCAATACGGCGATGTCGCCGGATTTCCTGATGCAGCAGATGGCCTGGCGCGAAGCGCTGGACGATGCGCGCGAGTCCGGCGATCCGCAGCAGTTCGCGGCGTTGGCCGAGGAACTGCGCGATGCCGAGCGTGAGCTCGGGGCGACGGTGGGGGCGTTGCTCGACGAAAAACAGGATGTGGCCCAGGCTGGCTTGCGCGTGCGGGAATGGATGTTCCTGGATCGCCTGGCCGAGGCGCTGCGCGCGGAGGCGGGCGCGACGTCGCCGCGCTGA
- the hscA gene encoding Fe-S protein assembly chaperone HscA, translating into MAFLQISEPGESPAPHQRKLAVGIDLGTTHSLVAAVRSSVAEVLRDAQGRALLPSAVRYTPDGEVAVGAEVLPLQASDPLNTIVSVKRFMGRSLAEAQASRAPYEFVDAPGMVRLRTVQGDKSPVEVSAAILSALRERAEATLGDTLVGAVITVPAYFDDAQRQATRDAAKLAGLNVLRLLNEPTAAALAYGLDHDAEGVYAVYDLGGGTFDISILRLTQGVFEVVATAGDTALGGDDFDALIVDEWVKDDPAAAQQALREPRAYRALLVAARAAREALSAQESADYTVELPDGQCLAGTLTRAHFETLAQPLLSRTLECVSRTLRDARLAPADVRGVVMVGGATRMPVVRRVVGELFGAEPLTDLDPDQVVALGAASQANLLAGNRAPGEDWLLLDVLPLSLGLETMGGLVEHIVPRNSTIPVARAQEFTTFKDGQSAMSIHVVQGERDLVADCRSLARFELRGIPPMVAGAARIRVTFQVDADGLLGVSARELTTGIEASVTVKPSYGLSDEEVARMLADSISQADADAQARMLREQQVDARQLVESVQAALAADGDLLSAEERARVDAALADAAGAQSLEDADAVRARVQALSDATDEFAARRMDRNIRAALSGRKLDELA; encoded by the coding sequence ATGGCTTTTCTGCAGATTTCCGAGCCGGGTGAGTCGCCCGCGCCGCATCAGCGCAAGCTCGCCGTGGGCATCGACCTGGGCACCACGCATTCGCTGGTGGCCGCGGTGCGCAGCAGCGTTGCCGAGGTCCTGCGCGACGCGCAGGGCAGGGCGCTGCTGCCTTCGGCCGTGCGCTACACGCCGGATGGCGAGGTGGCCGTCGGCGCCGAGGTGTTGCCGCTGCAGGCCAGCGATCCCCTGAATACCATCGTGTCGGTGAAGCGCTTCATGGGGCGTTCGCTCGCCGAGGCGCAAGCCTCGCGCGCGCCCTACGAGTTCGTCGACGCGCCGGGCATGGTGCGGCTGCGCACCGTGCAGGGCGACAAGAGTCCCGTCGAGGTGTCGGCGGCCATTCTCTCGGCGCTGCGCGAACGGGCCGAGGCGACACTGGGCGATACGCTGGTGGGCGCGGTGATCACCGTGCCGGCCTATTTCGACGACGCACAGCGCCAGGCGACGCGCGACGCGGCCAAGCTGGCCGGCCTGAACGTGCTGCGCCTGCTGAACGAGCCGACCGCGGCCGCGCTGGCCTATGGCCTGGACCATGATGCCGAAGGCGTCTATGCGGTGTATGACCTGGGGGGCGGCACGTTCGACATTTCCATCCTGCGCCTGACGCAGGGGGTGTTCGAAGTGGTGGCCACGGCCGGCGACACGGCCCTGGGCGGCGATGATTTCGACGCGCTGATCGTGGACGAGTGGGTGAAGGACGATCCCGCCGCCGCGCAACAGGCGCTGCGCGAGCCGCGCGCCTACCGCGCCTTGCTGGTGGCCGCGCGGGCCGCCCGCGAAGCGCTGTCGGCGCAGGAAAGCGCCGATTACACCGTCGAGCTGCCTGATGGCCAATGCCTGGCGGGCACGCTGACGCGCGCGCATTTCGAGACGCTGGCGCAACCCTTGCTGTCCCGCACGCTGGAATGCGTGTCCCGCACGCTGCGCGATGCGCGCCTGGCGCCTGCGGACGTGCGCGGCGTGGTGATGGTGGGCGGCGCCACGCGCATGCCGGTGGTGCGCCGCGTGGTGGGCGAACTGTTCGGTGCCGAGCCGCTGACCGACCTCGATCCCGACCAGGTGGTGGCGCTGGGCGCCGCGTCGCAGGCCAACCTGCTGGCGGGCAACCGCGCACCGGGCGAGGACTGGTTGCTGCTGGACGTGCTGCCGCTGTCGCTGGGCCTGGAAACCATGGGTGGCCTGGTCGAACACATCGTGCCGCGCAACAGCACCATCCCGGTGGCGCGCGCGCAGGAGTTCACGACCTTCAAGGATGGCCAGTCGGCCATGAGCATCCACGTGGTGCAGGGCGAGCGCGACCTGGTGGCCGATTGCCGCTCGCTGGCGCGCTTCGAGCTGCGGGGCATCCCGCCCATGGTGGCGGGGGCGGCGCGCATCCGGGTGACCTTCCAGGTCGATGCGGACGGCCTGCTGGGCGTGTCGGCGCGCGAGCTGACCACCGGCATCGAGGCCTCGGTAACGGTCAAGCCGTCCTATGGCCTGAGCGACGAGGAGGTCGCGCGCATGCTGGCCGACAGCATTTCGCAGGCCGATGCCGATGCGCAGGCCCGCATGCTGCGCGAGCAGCAGGTCGATGCCCGCCAGCTGGTCGAGTCCGTGCAGGCCGCGCTGGCCGCCGACGGCGACCTGCTGTCCGCGGAAGAGCGCGCCCGCGTGGACGCCGCGCTGGCCGACGCCGCCGGCGCCCAGTCGCTGGAAGACGCCGATGCCGTGCGCGCCCGGGTCCAGGCGCTGTCCGACGCCACCGACGAATTCGCTGCCCGCCGCATGGATCGCAATATCCGCGCCGCGCTGTCGGGCCGCAAGCTGGATGAACTTGCCTGA
- a CDS encoding 3',5'-nucleoside bisphosphate phosphatase, with protein MRTAVPLIYDLHCHSTVSDGLLAPEAVAERAYANGVNVWALTDHDEIGGLARAGDAARAVGMRFVTGVEISVTWASQTVHIVGLAFDPADAAMAAGLADTRAGRARRAKQMGERLAAMGMPGAYEGALPFAGNPELISRTHFARYLVDAGYCPDVQTVFNKILGDDCPGHVPMQWATLAQAVAWIHGAGGRAVIAHPGRYKYSPVQFGALFDEFRDLGGEGIEVVTGSHRPDQYREYADVARHYGFLASCGSDFHGPGESRHDLGSLPPLPAGLKPVWHDWA; from the coding sequence ATGCGCACCGCTGTCCCCCTCATCTACGACCTGCATTGCCATTCCACCGTCTCCGACGGGCTGCTCGCCCCGGAAGCGGTGGCGGAACGCGCCTATGCGAATGGCGTGAACGTGTGGGCGTTGACCGACCACGATGAAATCGGCGGGCTGGCGCGCGCGGGCGATGCCGCGCGGGCGGTGGGCATGCGGTTCGTGACCGGGGTGGAAATTTCCGTGACCTGGGCCAGCCAGACCGTGCACATCGTGGGCCTGGCCTTCGATCCTGCCGATGCCGCGATGGCGGCCGGCCTGGCCGATACGCGCGCCGGCCGTGCGCGCCGGGCGAAGCAGATGGGCGAGCGCCTGGCTGCGATGGGCATGCCGGGCGCCTATGAAGGCGCCTTGCCCTTCGCCGGCAATCCGGAGCTGATCAGCCGCACGCACTTTGCGCGCTACCTGGTCGACGCGGGGTATTGCCCCGACGTGCAGACCGTCTTCAACAAGATCCTGGGCGACGACTGCCCCGGGCACGTGCCCATGCAGTGGGCCACGCTGGCCCAGGCGGTGGCGTGGATCCACGGCGCGGGCGGACGGGCCGTGATCGCCCATCCGGGCCGCTATAAATATTCCCCCGTGCAGTTCGGCGCGCTGTTCGATGAGTTCCGGGACCTGGGCGGGGAGGGCATCGAAGTGGTGACCGGCAGCCACCGTCCCGATCAATACCGCGAATACGCGGACGTCGCGCGGCACTATGGCTTCCTGGCCTCTTGCGGCTCGGACTTCCACGGGCCCGGCGAAAGCCGCCATGACCTGGGCAGCCTGCCGCCGCTGCCCGCCGGCCTGAAACCCGTCTGGCACGACTGGGCTTGA